In Panthera leo isolate Ple1 chromosome F3, P.leo_Ple1_pat1.1, whole genome shotgun sequence, one genomic interval encodes:
- the ZNF281 gene encoding zinc finger protein 281 isoform X2, whose amino-acid sequence MGYTTQRAAAPGLHAVSFFSSLQPGLLRGMKIGSGFLSGGGGTSSSGGSGSGGGGSSGGGSGGSGSSRRAEMEPTFPQGMVMFNHRLPPVTSFTRPAGSAAPPPQCVLSSSTSAAPAAEPPPPPAPDMTFKKEPAASAAAFPSQRTSWGFLQSLVSIKQEKPADPEEQQSHHHHHHHHYGGLFAGAEERSPGLGGGDGGSHGVIQDLSILHQHAQQQPAQHHRDVLLSSSSRTDDHHGSEEPKQDTNVKKAKRPKPESQGIKAKRKPSASSKPSLVGDGEGAILSPSQKPHICDHCSAAFRSSYHLRRHVLIHTGERPFQCSQCSMGFIQKYLLQRHEKIHSREKPFGCDQCSMKFIQKYHMERHKRTHSGEKPYKCDTCQQYFSRTDRLLKHRRTCGEAIAKGAAGAEPGSSTHSSMGNLAVLSQGNTSSSRRKTKSKSIAVENKEHKTGKTSESQISNNINMQSYSVEMPTVSSSGGIIGTGIDELQKRVPKLIFKKGSRKNTEKSYLNFVSPLPDIIGQKSLSGKPGGSLGIVSNNSVETISLLQSTSGKQGQISSNYDDAMQFSKKRRYLPTASSNSAFSINVGHMVSQQSVIQSAGVSVLDNETPLSLIDSSALNAEIKSCHDKSGIPDEVLQSILDQYSNKSESQKEDPFNITEPRVDLHTSGEHSELVQEENLSPGTQTSSSDKASMLQEYSKYLQQAFEKSTNAGFTLGHGFQFVSLSSPLHNHTLFPEKQIYTTSPLECGFGQSVTSVLPSSLPKPPFGMLFGSQPGLYLSALDATHQQLTPSQELDDLIDSQKNLETSSAFQSSSQKLTSQKEQQKNLESSTSFQIPSQELASQIDPQKDIEPRTTYQIENFAQAFGSQFKSGSRVPMTFITNSNGEVDHRVRTSVSDFSGYTNMMSDVSEPCSTRVKTPTSQSYR is encoded by the exons ATGGGGTATACAACACAGAG GGCTGCAGCACCCGGATTACACGCGGTTTCCTTCTTCAGTAGCCTTCAG cCAGGCCTCCTTCGGGGTATGAAAATCGGCAGTGGGTTCCTGAGTGGCGGCGGTGGTACCAGCAGTAGCGGTGGTAGCGGCTCCGGCGGCGGTGGTAgtagcggcggcggcagcggcggcagcggcagcagcaggagGGCAGAGATGGAACCCACCTTTCCCCAGGGTATGGTTATGTTCAACCACCGGCTTCCCCCGGTCACCAGCTTCACCCGGCCGGCGGGGtcggccgcccctcccccgcagTGCGTGTTATCCTCCTCTACCTCCGCAGCCCCGGCCGCTGAGCCCCCCCCTCCGCCAGCCCCGGACATGACTTTCAAGAAGGAGCCGGCGGCGTCAGCCGCGGCCTTCCCCTCGCAGAGGACCTCCTGGGGATTCTTGCAGTCTTTGGTTAGCATCAAACAGGAGAAACCCGCAGATCCTGAGGAGCAGCagtcccaccaccaccatcaccaccaccactatgGGGGGCTGTTCGCTGGGGCTGAGGAGAGATCTCCTGGCCTAGGAGGCGGGGATGGGGGGAGCCACGGCGTCATCCAGGACCTCAGTATTCTCCACCAGCATGCCCAGCAGCAACCAGCCCAGCACCACCGTGACGTATTGCTCAGCAGCAGTAGCAGGACTGATGACCACCATGGCAGTGAGGAGCCAAAGCAGGACACTAATGTCAAAAAGGCAAAGAGGCCAAAGCCAGAATCTCAGGGAATCAAAGCCAAGAGGAAGCCAAGTGCATCTTCCAAACCTTCTTTGGTTGGAGATGGAGAAGGTGCCATCCTCTCCCCAAGTCAGAAACCTCATATCTGTGATCACTGTAGTGCTGCTTTCAGAAGCTCCTATCACCTGCGGAGACATGTCCTCATTCATACTGGAGAACGACCTTTCCAGTGCAGCCAGTGTAGTATGGGTTTCATTCAGAAATACCTACTACAGAGACATGAGAAAATTCATAGTAGAGAGAAGCCATTTGGATGTGATCAGTGCAGCATGAAGTTTATTCAGAAGTACCATATGGAGAGACACAAGAGGACGCATAGTGGAGAAAAGCCATATAAATGTGACACTtgccaacagtatttttcaaggACTGATAGACTGTTGAAGCACAGGCGCACATGTGGTGAAGCCATAGCTAAAGGAGCCGCTGGTGCAGAACCTGGGTCATCAACCCATAGCAGTATGGGTAATCTGGCTGTGTTgtctcagggaaatacaagttcTTCAAGGAGAAAAACGAAGTCAAAAAGTATAGCTGTTGAAAATAAGGAACATAAGACTGGTAAAACAAGTGAATcacaaatttcaaataatataaacatgCAGAGTTACTCAGTAGAAATGCCTACTGTGTCTTCCAGTGGAGGCATAATTGGCACTGGTATTGATGAACTGCAGAAAAGGGTGCCAAAACTGATCTttaagaaaggaagcagaaagaatacagagaaaagctACCTTAATTTTGTGTCACCATTACCAGACATCATTGGACAGAAGTCCTTGTCTGGGAAACCAGGTGGCTCACTTGGCATAGTTTCGAATAATAGTGTGGAGACTATTAGTCTTCTCCAAAGTACCAGTGGTAAACAAGGTCAAATAAGTAGTAATTATGATGATGCCATgcagttttcaaagaaaagaagatatttacCAACTGCCAGCAGCAACAGTGCCTTTTCTATAAATGTAGGACACATGGTCTCCCAACAGTCCGTCATTCAGTCTGCAGGTGTCAGTGTTTTGGACAATGAGACCCCATTGTCCCTTATTGACTCCTCAGCTCTAAATGCTGAAATTAAGTCTTGTCATGACAAGTCTGGAATTCCTGATGAGGTTTTACAAAGTATTTTGGATCAATACTCCAACAAATCAGAAAGCCAGAAAGAGGATCCTTTCAACATAACGGAACCACGAGTGGATTTACACACCTCAGGAGAACACTCAGAGTTGGTTCAAGAAGAAAATTTGAGCCCAGGCACCCAAACGTCTTCAAGTGATAAGGCAAGCATGTTGCAAGAATACTCCAAATACCTCCAACAGGCTTTTGAAAAATCCACTAATGCAGGTTTTACTCTTGGACACGGTTTCCAGTTTGTCAGTTTGTCTTCACCTCTCCACAACCACActttatttccagaaaaacaaatatacactACGTCTCCTTTGGAGTGTGGTTTCGGCCAATCTGTTACCTCAGTGTTGCCATCTTCATTGCCAAAGCCTCCTTTTGGGATGTTGTTTGGATCTCAACCAGGTCTTTATTTATCTGCTTTGGATGCTACACATCAGCAGTTGACACCTTCCCAGGAGCTGGATGATCTGATAGATTCTCAGAAGAATTTAGAGACTTCATCAGCCTTCCAGTCCTCATCTCAGAAATTGACTAGCCAGAAGGAACAACAGAAAAATTTAGAGTCCTCAACAAGCTTTCAGATTCCATCTCAGGAGTTAGCTAGCCAGATAGATCCTCAGAAAGACATAGAGCCTAGAACAACGTACCAGATTGAGAACTTTGCACAAGCGTTTGGTTCTCAGTTTAAGTCGGGCAGCAGGGTGCCAATGACCTTCATCACTAACTCTAATGGAGAAGTGGACCATAGAGTAAGGACTTCGGTGTCAGATTTCTCAGGGTATACAAATATGATGTCTGATGTAAGTGAGCCATGTAGTACGAGAGTAAAGACACCCACCAGCCAAAGTTACAGGTAA
- the ZNF281 gene encoding zinc finger protein 281 isoform X1, with translation MKIGSGFLSGGGGTSSSGGSGSGGGGSSGGGSGGSGSSRRAEMEPTFPQGMVMFNHRLPPVTSFTRPAGSAAPPPQCVLSSSTSAAPAAEPPPPPAPDMTFKKEPAASAAAFPSQRTSWGFLQSLVSIKQEKPADPEEQQSHHHHHHHHYGGLFAGAEERSPGLGGGDGGSHGVIQDLSILHQHAQQQPAQHHRDVLLSSSSRTDDHHGSEEPKQDTNVKKAKRPKPESQGIKAKRKPSASSKPSLVGDGEGAILSPSQKPHICDHCSAAFRSSYHLRRHVLIHTGERPFQCSQCSMGFIQKYLLQRHEKIHSREKPFGCDQCSMKFIQKYHMERHKRTHSGEKPYKCDTCQQYFSRTDRLLKHRRTCGEAIAKGAAGAEPGSSTHSSMGNLAVLSQGNTSSSRRKTKSKSIAVENKEHKTGKTSESQISNNINMQSYSVEMPTVSSSGGIIGTGIDELQKRVPKLIFKKGSRKNTEKSYLNFVSPLPDIIGQKSLSGKPGGSLGIVSNNSVETISLLQSTSGKQGQISSNYDDAMQFSKKRRYLPTASSNSAFSINVGHMVSQQSVIQSAGVSVLDNETPLSLIDSSALNAEIKSCHDKSGIPDEVLQSILDQYSNKSESQKEDPFNITEPRVDLHTSGEHSELVQEENLSPGTQTSSSDKASMLQEYSKYLQQAFEKSTNAGFTLGHGFQFVSLSSPLHNHTLFPEKQIYTTSPLECGFGQSVTSVLPSSLPKPPFGMLFGSQPGLYLSALDATHQQLTPSQELDDLIDSQKNLETSSAFQSSSQKLTSQKEQQKNLESSTSFQIPSQELASQIDPQKDIEPRTTYQIENFAQAFGSQFKSGSRVPMTFITNSNGEVDHRVRTSVSDFSGYTNMMSDVSEPCSTRVKTPTSQSYR, from the coding sequence ATGAAAATCGGCAGTGGGTTCCTGAGTGGCGGCGGTGGTACCAGCAGTAGCGGTGGTAGCGGCTCCGGCGGCGGTGGTAgtagcggcggcggcagcggcggcagcggcagcagcaggagGGCAGAGATGGAACCCACCTTTCCCCAGGGTATGGTTATGTTCAACCACCGGCTTCCCCCGGTCACCAGCTTCACCCGGCCGGCGGGGtcggccgcccctcccccgcagTGCGTGTTATCCTCCTCTACCTCCGCAGCCCCGGCCGCTGAGCCCCCCCCTCCGCCAGCCCCGGACATGACTTTCAAGAAGGAGCCGGCGGCGTCAGCCGCGGCCTTCCCCTCGCAGAGGACCTCCTGGGGATTCTTGCAGTCTTTGGTTAGCATCAAACAGGAGAAACCCGCAGATCCTGAGGAGCAGCagtcccaccaccaccatcaccaccaccactatgGGGGGCTGTTCGCTGGGGCTGAGGAGAGATCTCCTGGCCTAGGAGGCGGGGATGGGGGGAGCCACGGCGTCATCCAGGACCTCAGTATTCTCCACCAGCATGCCCAGCAGCAACCAGCCCAGCACCACCGTGACGTATTGCTCAGCAGCAGTAGCAGGACTGATGACCACCATGGCAGTGAGGAGCCAAAGCAGGACACTAATGTCAAAAAGGCAAAGAGGCCAAAGCCAGAATCTCAGGGAATCAAAGCCAAGAGGAAGCCAAGTGCATCTTCCAAACCTTCTTTGGTTGGAGATGGAGAAGGTGCCATCCTCTCCCCAAGTCAGAAACCTCATATCTGTGATCACTGTAGTGCTGCTTTCAGAAGCTCCTATCACCTGCGGAGACATGTCCTCATTCATACTGGAGAACGACCTTTCCAGTGCAGCCAGTGTAGTATGGGTTTCATTCAGAAATACCTACTACAGAGACATGAGAAAATTCATAGTAGAGAGAAGCCATTTGGATGTGATCAGTGCAGCATGAAGTTTATTCAGAAGTACCATATGGAGAGACACAAGAGGACGCATAGTGGAGAAAAGCCATATAAATGTGACACTtgccaacagtatttttcaaggACTGATAGACTGTTGAAGCACAGGCGCACATGTGGTGAAGCCATAGCTAAAGGAGCCGCTGGTGCAGAACCTGGGTCATCAACCCATAGCAGTATGGGTAATCTGGCTGTGTTgtctcagggaaatacaagttcTTCAAGGAGAAAAACGAAGTCAAAAAGTATAGCTGTTGAAAATAAGGAACATAAGACTGGTAAAACAAGTGAATcacaaatttcaaataatataaacatgCAGAGTTACTCAGTAGAAATGCCTACTGTGTCTTCCAGTGGAGGCATAATTGGCACTGGTATTGATGAACTGCAGAAAAGGGTGCCAAAACTGATCTttaagaaaggaagcagaaagaatacagagaaaagctACCTTAATTTTGTGTCACCATTACCAGACATCATTGGACAGAAGTCCTTGTCTGGGAAACCAGGTGGCTCACTTGGCATAGTTTCGAATAATAGTGTGGAGACTATTAGTCTTCTCCAAAGTACCAGTGGTAAACAAGGTCAAATAAGTAGTAATTATGATGATGCCATgcagttttcaaagaaaagaagatatttacCAACTGCCAGCAGCAACAGTGCCTTTTCTATAAATGTAGGACACATGGTCTCCCAACAGTCCGTCATTCAGTCTGCAGGTGTCAGTGTTTTGGACAATGAGACCCCATTGTCCCTTATTGACTCCTCAGCTCTAAATGCTGAAATTAAGTCTTGTCATGACAAGTCTGGAATTCCTGATGAGGTTTTACAAAGTATTTTGGATCAATACTCCAACAAATCAGAAAGCCAGAAAGAGGATCCTTTCAACATAACGGAACCACGAGTGGATTTACACACCTCAGGAGAACACTCAGAGTTGGTTCAAGAAGAAAATTTGAGCCCAGGCACCCAAACGTCTTCAAGTGATAAGGCAAGCATGTTGCAAGAATACTCCAAATACCTCCAACAGGCTTTTGAAAAATCCACTAATGCAGGTTTTACTCTTGGACACGGTTTCCAGTTTGTCAGTTTGTCTTCACCTCTCCACAACCACActttatttccagaaaaacaaatatacactACGTCTCCTTTGGAGTGTGGTTTCGGCCAATCTGTTACCTCAGTGTTGCCATCTTCATTGCCAAAGCCTCCTTTTGGGATGTTGTTTGGATCTCAACCAGGTCTTTATTTATCTGCTTTGGATGCTACACATCAGCAGTTGACACCTTCCCAGGAGCTGGATGATCTGATAGATTCTCAGAAGAATTTAGAGACTTCATCAGCCTTCCAGTCCTCATCTCAGAAATTGACTAGCCAGAAGGAACAACAGAAAAATTTAGAGTCCTCAACAAGCTTTCAGATTCCATCTCAGGAGTTAGCTAGCCAGATAGATCCTCAGAAAGACATAGAGCCTAGAACAACGTACCAGATTGAGAACTTTGCACAAGCGTTTGGTTCTCAGTTTAAGTCGGGCAGCAGGGTGCCAATGACCTTCATCACTAACTCTAATGGAGAAGTGGACCATAGAGTAAGGACTTCGGTGTCAGATTTCTCAGGGTATACAAATATGATGTCTGATGTAAGTGAGCCATGTAGTACGAGAGTAAAGACACCCACCAGCCAAAGTTACAGGTAA